The Bacillus sp. F19 DNA segment TGTTTAATTGAAAGCATAACTAAACATTTAGGAGAAGAATTTGAGATCAGGGGGGATGCAGCAGGCTTACATATCATTGTTCAATTACCAGAAAGATTAAATGATTCTATAGCAATAGAGCTAGCGAAGTCAAGGGGAGTTGAAATCGATGCCGTTTCAACAATGTATCAGCTTCACAAGCCAAGTCATCAAGTTATGCTGGGATATGGTGAACCATCTCTGGACGAAATTCAGAAAGGTGTGGGTTTATTAGCTGCTGCATGGAAGAATAGCTTAAGTAATTAGCATTTTTATAAGGTTAGCCATTTTTCTGGCTGGCCTTTTTTATAAGGTTTTATTATACCCTAAAAGCGTATGCACTTAAGTCTACATGACTAATTGGACATTTTCGGTCACCGTAGCCTCCCTAACTGCGAATTTTGAAAAAAAGAACCTTCAATCTAAAGATAGATCAAGGGTTCTATGTTTTATTTTCAATGATATTCTATTATTTACTCAATTGTTCAAGTGAATTTTTTTATCTCTTTTTTCAATCATTGCCTTTTTACATCCAAAGAATTAACTATAGGCTAGCTCTTTTTCGCTTAGACCAAGCGTCTCTGCTGTTAAAGTATGAATTTCGTGCAGCAGCTCTGGATTTTCCATTAGTGACACGCCATAAGAAGGAATCATTTCTTTGATTTTTGGTTCCCACTCTTTCATATATTCCGGGAAGCATTTTTTAATTATCTCAAGCATAACGTGAACAGCAGTAGAAGCACCTGGAGAAGCACCTAGTAATGCCGCAATCGAGCCATCAGCTGCAGTAATAACTTCGGTACCAAATTGAAGCGTTCCTTTGCCGCCTTCAGCAGTATCTTTGATAACTTGTACACGCTGGCCAGCTACTACTAAATCCCAATCCTCGCTCTTAGCGTTCGGGATAAACTCTCGTAACTCTTCCATGCGCTGTTCTTTCGTTAACATAACTTGCTGGATCAGGTATTTAGTCAATGACATCTCTTTTGCGCCTGCCGCCAACATAGTTAAGACATTATTCGGTTTTACGGAAGTTACTAAATCGAACATTGAACCTGTTTTTAAGAACTTTGGTGTGAAGCCGGCAAACGGTCCAAATAGTAACGATTTTTTATTGTCGATATATCTTGTGTCAAGATGCGGAACAGACATTGGAGGAGCTCCAACCTTAGCTTTGCCGTATACTTTTCCATGATGCAGCGCTGCAACTTCCGGATTATTACATACCATAAATATTCCGCTTACTGGGAATCCGCCAATATGCTTCCCTTCAGGAATACCAGATTTTTGCAGTAAATGCAGGCTTCCGCCACCGCCTCCGATAAAGACGAATTTAGCAGTATGGTGTTCTACGCTGCCGTTATC contains these protein-coding regions:
- a CDS encoding malate:quinone oxidoreductase; translated protein: MSSIQKKTDVILIGGGVMSATLGSLLKELAPEWEIKVFEKLANAGEESSNEWNNAGTGHSALCELNYTSEKSDGSIDISKAIKINEQFQVSMQFWSYLVNSKLINNPQDFIMPLPHMSMVLGEKNVAFLKKRFKALSNNPLFKGMEFSDNPEKLMEWIPLIMQDRPSNEPIAATKIDSGTDVNFGALTRMLFDHLKNKNVDIKYKHSVDNVNRTSDGSWELKVRNVDNGSVEHHTAKFVFIGGGGGSLHLLQKSGIPEGKHIGGFPVSGIFMVCNNPEVAALHHGKVYGKAKVGAPPMSVPHLDTRYIDNKKSLLFGPFAGFTPKFLKTGSMFDLVTSVKPNNVLTMLAAGAKEMSLTKYLIQQVMLTKEQRMEELREFIPNAKSEDWDLVVAGQRVQVIKDTAEGGKGTLQFGTEVITAADGSIAALLGASPGASTAVHVMLEIIKKCFPEYMKEWEPKIKEMIPSYGVSLMENPELLHEIHTLTAETLGLSEKELAYS